One Granulicella sp. 5B5 DNA window includes the following coding sequences:
- the cysD gene encoding sulfate adenylyltransferase subunit CysD gives MSVSTISEPHLHSAAITSARLSHLKLLEAESIHIFREVAAEFQKPVMLYSIGKDSSVMLRLAQKAFFPGTIPFPLLHIDTGYKFHEMLTFRDNLARELNLDLRVWRNEEAIADGANPVALGTQRCCALLKTQALLDGLRDGGYDAAFGGARRDEEKSRAKERIFSFRDKAGQWDPKNQRPEVWNLYNARISPGESIRVFPLSNWTELDIWHYILLEDIPIVPLYYAKPRRMIVRGDSLIPVEQAFVKSLPGEEQWVNSRLRSLGCSPCTGAIRSDADTIPKIIAELVGFRTSERANRVIDHDTDGSMEIKKREGYF, from the coding sequence ATGAGCGTTTCGACGATCTCCGAGCCACACCTACACAGCGCGGCCATCACGTCTGCGCGTCTTTCGCACCTCAAGCTGCTTGAGGCCGAGAGCATCCACATCTTCCGTGAGGTCGCGGCTGAGTTCCAGAAGCCGGTCATGCTCTACTCCATCGGCAAGGACTCCTCGGTGATGCTGCGTCTTGCGCAGAAGGCTTTCTTCCCCGGCACCATCCCGTTCCCGCTGCTGCATATCGACACCGGCTACAAGTTCCACGAGATGCTCACCTTCCGCGACAACCTTGCGCGCGAGCTGAACCTCGATCTCCGCGTCTGGCGCAATGAAGAGGCGATTGCCGACGGCGCAAACCCGGTTGCGCTGGGCACGCAGCGCTGCTGCGCTCTGCTCAAGACACAGGCGCTGCTTGATGGCCTGCGCGATGGTGGCTACGATGCAGCGTTTGGCGGTGCGCGCCGCGACGAAGAGAAGTCCCGCGCGAAGGAACGCATCTTCAGCTTCCGCGACAAGGCCGGCCAGTGGGACCCGAAGAACCAGCGGCCAGAGGTCTGGAACCTCTATAACGCCCGCATCTCGCCTGGCGAGAGCATTCGCGTCTTCCCGCTCAGCAACTGGACGGAGCTCGACATCTGGCACTACATCCTGTTGGAAGATATTCCGATCGTGCCGCTCTACTACGCGAAGCCGCGCCGCATGATCGTTCGCGGCGATTCGCTCATTCCGGTCGAGCAGGCGTTCGTGAAGTCGCTACCTGGTGAAGAGCAGTGGGTCAACTCACGGCTGCGCTCGCTGGGCTGCAGCCCCTGCACTGGCGCTATCCGTTCCGATGCGGACACGATCCCGAAGATCATCGCGGAGCTCGTCGGCTTCCGCACCTCCGAGCGCGCGAACCGCGTCATCGACCACGACACCGATGGCTCCATGGAGATCAAAAAACGCGAGGGCTACTTCTAA
- the cysN gene encoding sulfate adenylyltransferase subunit CysN: MSFNESLLEPETNNISTFAIEEFLAAEEAKDLLRFSTAGSVDDGKSTLIGRLLYDSRNVYEDQVRAVTGKQIGAGSGEGRATIDFALLTDGLRAEREQGITIDVAYRYFATQRRKFIIADTPGHEQYTRNMATGASTADLAIILIDARKGILTQSRRHAYIASLLGIRHLVAAVNKMDLVNFSEDVYRTIERDFAELVKQYGNASLTTIPVSALDGDNVVERSTRTPWYAGPSLLEHLEQVPVWTDAAGQPFRMAVQRVIRPDQHYRGFAGQIASGTLRPGDTIVALPSGRTSRVTAITTFDGDLAEATAPLSIAFTLEDELDISRGDIITTPGSQPQQATALEASLVWFDANKLETHHPYLLKHGSATVPARVTRVQYRTNIHTLAEEAVHSLGMNDVGTVELELTRSLFFDAYTQNRATGSFILIDPHTNATLAAGMIRRGLETEQGSAPTHASALVVFTAASTLPIAEVEHQLLEQGALVVRTAVLAEKTLRALLALGLIVLVEGDVPAQTLAALAEFNTLEARTFVTPEEVVAQSLRRPA, from the coding sequence ATGTCATTCAACGAATCCCTCCTCGAACCGGAGACGAACAACATCAGCACCTTCGCTATCGAAGAGTTTCTCGCGGCAGAAGAGGCTAAGGACCTGCTGCGCTTCTCTACCGCAGGTTCGGTGGACGACGGGAAGTCCACGCTCATCGGCCGTCTGCTCTATGACTCGCGCAACGTCTACGAGGACCAGGTCCGCGCCGTGACCGGCAAGCAGATCGGCGCTGGGTCCGGGGAAGGACGCGCAACCATCGACTTCGCGCTGCTTACCGACGGCCTGCGCGCCGAGCGCGAGCAGGGCATCACCATCGACGTCGCCTACCGCTACTTCGCCACGCAACGCCGCAAGTTCATCATCGCGGACACACCCGGCCACGAGCAGTACACGCGCAATATGGCCACCGGCGCTTCCACTGCGGACCTCGCCATCATCCTCATTGATGCGCGTAAGGGCATTCTCACGCAGTCGCGTCGCCATGCGTATATTGCGTCGCTGCTCGGCATCAGGCACCTCGTCGCGGCGGTCAACAAGATGGACCTCGTTAACTTCTCCGAGGATGTCTACCGCACCATCGAGCGCGACTTCGCAGAGTTGGTGAAGCAGTACGGCAACGCGTCGCTCACAACGATCCCGGTCAGCGCACTCGATGGCGACAACGTCGTCGAGCGCAGCACGCGCACGCCGTGGTACGCCGGCCCATCGTTGCTCGAACACCTTGAGCAAGTGCCCGTTTGGACAGATGCGGCAGGGCAGCCATTCCGCATGGCCGTGCAGCGCGTCATCCGGCCAGACCAGCACTATCGCGGTTTCGCAGGACAGATTGCTTCCGGCACGCTACGTCCCGGCGACACTATCGTTGCACTGCCCTCGGGCCGCACCAGCCGCGTCACGGCCATCACTACCTTCGACGGCGACCTCGCCGAAGCGACCGCGCCGCTCTCCATCGCCTTTACGCTCGAAGATGAGCTCGATATCAGTCGCGGCGACATCATCACGACACCCGGCTCACAGCCGCAGCAGGCAACAGCGCTTGAGGCATCACTCGTCTGGTTCGACGCGAACAAGCTCGAGACACACCATCCGTACCTGCTAAAGCATGGCTCGGCCACAGTGCCTGCGCGCGTCACTCGCGTGCAGTACCGCACCAACATCCACACGCTGGCTGAAGAAGCAGTTCACTCGCTCGGCATGAACGATGTCGGCACTGTGGAGCTTGAACTCACGCGTTCACTCTTCTTCGATGCGTATACGCAGAACCGCGCCACCGGCAGCTTCATCCTCATCGACCCGCACACCAATGCGACGCTTGCTGCCGGCATGATTCGTCGTGGTCTTGAGACAGAGCAGGGAAGCGCTCCAACACACGCGTCTGCGCTTGTCGTCTTCACCGCCGCGTCTACGCTGCCCATCGCGGAGGTCGAACACCAACTCCTCGAACAAGGTGCTCTCGTTGTCCGGACCGCAGTGCTTGCGGAGAAGACACTTCGTGCTCTGCTCGCGCTCGGCCTCATCGTCCTTGTTGAAG
- a CDS encoding carboxypeptidase-like regulatory domain-containing protein codes for MKIVSKTRLVALALLISAGSQAQVVGGTISGRVVDATGAVIPAAQVQVRNDDTGAVRNLKTNNDGEFSAPSEPVGNYTVEADAQGFSQYKNAGVTLTIGQTLELTLRLQAAGSATITVQETQSSVNTTTEQTAGLVNSRQVKELPLNGRSYDQLITLNPGTVNTTNQRSGGTGTSNSSVGSMFSVSGRRPQDNLFLLNGIEYTGASLINVTPGGTSGQLLGIDGIHEFNVESDTYSAAYGKRDGAQISIVTTSGTNQLHGDVYEFARNSFFDARNYFDGARIPEFQRNNYGAALGGPLRKDKLFLFGNYEGYRQNLGESLVTLVPDAASRAKAVASVQPLLNLWPIANGPEVTTNGASTGIAEWIGTAPQHIREDFGTARFDQTISPTDNLFAVYTVDDSTAISPSADPYSYVNEALREQVASVQEQHIFAKAVNVARFGYSRASFAFDGYVPAAQQALAPSVRPGVPTYAVVIAGSTASNGASSITTAGANVGANNTITRNLLTFDDHAYYTVGKHTIQGGVWVQRLQSNDNLAQDQYGQASFASLSTFLAGTIKTFTYAPQTTELGWRTLFVNAFLEDTYHITPRLEVRAGFRSESSTGWSESQGRAGVYTFTNGVISSTPSIQQNAITDNHALFLPEPRLGVAWNVFGNGRTSVTAGAGLHHSLLDALDYRLDQAAPYNTVYSYSSTTVANPTSGSPQVSPSTVDTGIRTPTLLAYDLKIEQQLAPGTTFSVGYNGSHSYHQILNGDLNEPAYQVLTNGTIYYPTTTKANPAVANTTSWWSGGSGNYNALILDLKSDVRNGPARGLLLRANYTWSKNLDDGSAWNTSVSSNTPAFVSVPSLPHLDYGPAATDIRNSAAINATYELPFGSGKSFFANAGRTTESFVSGWSFSTIANIFSGFPFSPQLGYNPTGSGDSRNPVRPDVNPNFSGRLYPGGGTAQRAAQYFNPNAFSAPAYGTVGNAGRDGLVGPGYADWDVSLLKSTVLTERVHAQFRAEFFNVLNHTNLQLPNEVVYSAGPTQGTTANQNTVASFGSPGVISATANTSRQIQLSVKVLF; via the coding sequence TTGAAGATCGTAAGCAAGACCCGACTCGTCGCACTCGCACTGCTAATCTCAGCCGGATCGCAAGCCCAGGTGGTGGGCGGCACCATCTCAGGCCGCGTGGTTGACGCGACCGGCGCCGTGATTCCCGCAGCACAGGTGCAGGTACGCAACGATGACACCGGGGCCGTCCGCAACTTGAAGACCAACAATGACGGCGAGTTCTCTGCACCGTCGGAGCCTGTTGGCAACTACACAGTAGAGGCCGACGCGCAGGGTTTTTCGCAATACAAGAATGCAGGTGTGACGCTGACGATTGGGCAGACGCTGGAGCTGACATTGCGGCTGCAGGCGGCGGGCTCAGCTACGATCACCGTGCAGGAGACGCAGTCGTCAGTGAACACTACAACGGAACAAACTGCAGGCCTCGTCAATTCTCGACAGGTAAAGGAGTTGCCGCTGAACGGGCGCAGCTACGACCAATTGATCACGCTCAACCCCGGCACGGTGAACACGACCAACCAGCGCAGTGGCGGGACGGGTACTTCAAACTCATCGGTCGGCAGCATGTTCTCCGTGTCTGGGCGCAGACCTCAGGACAATCTCTTCCTGCTGAATGGCATTGAGTACACCGGAGCCTCGCTGATCAACGTGACGCCGGGCGGCACCTCCGGACAGTTGCTCGGCATCGACGGCATCCACGAGTTCAATGTGGAGAGCGACACCTACTCGGCCGCGTACGGCAAACGCGACGGCGCGCAGATCTCCATCGTCACCACAAGCGGCACCAATCAGCTGCATGGCGATGTCTACGAGTTTGCACGCAACAGCTTCTTCGACGCGCGCAACTACTTTGACGGTGCACGCATCCCCGAGTTTCAGCGTAACAACTATGGCGCTGCTCTTGGTGGACCGCTGCGCAAGGACAAGCTCTTTCTCTTCGGCAACTATGAAGGCTACAGGCAGAACCTGGGCGAGAGCCTGGTGACGCTGGTACCGGATGCCGCATCACGCGCGAAGGCCGTTGCCAGTGTGCAGCCGTTGCTGAATCTCTGGCCTATCGCGAACGGACCTGAGGTAACCACCAACGGTGCGTCCACTGGCATCGCCGAGTGGATCGGCACCGCGCCGCAGCACATCCGCGAAGACTTTGGCACAGCGCGCTTCGATCAAACGATCAGCCCCACGGACAATCTCTTTGCCGTGTACACGGTGGACGATTCAACGGCGATCTCGCCTTCGGCCGACCCCTATTCTTATGTGAATGAGGCGCTCCGTGAGCAGGTGGCGAGCGTGCAGGAGCAACACATCTTTGCGAAGGCCGTAAACGTGGCACGGTTCGGTTACTCGCGCGCCAGCTTCGCCTTCGATGGCTATGTCCCCGCCGCACAGCAGGCGCTTGCACCGAGTGTGCGGCCGGGCGTGCCGACGTATGCTGTGGTGATCGCCGGATCGACCGCGTCGAACGGCGCGTCCTCCATCACAACTGCAGGAGCCAACGTAGGAGCAAACAACACGATCACGCGCAACCTGCTCACGTTTGACGATCACGCATACTACACAGTGGGTAAGCACACGATTCAGGGTGGCGTGTGGGTGCAGCGGCTGCAGTCGAACGACAACCTGGCGCAGGACCAGTACGGGCAGGCGTCCTTCGCTTCACTCAGCACCTTCCTCGCCGGCACCATCAAGACTTTCACCTACGCGCCGCAGACGACAGAACTCGGATGGCGCACGCTCTTTGTCAACGCCTTCCTCGAAGACACCTACCACATCACGCCACGGCTTGAGGTACGTGCTGGCTTCCGCAGCGAGAGCTCAACCGGTTGGAGCGAGTCCCAGGGTCGCGCAGGTGTCTACACCTTTACGAACGGTGTCATCAGCTCGACGCCAAGCATCCAGCAGAATGCCATCACCGATAACCACGCACTGTTTCTACCCGAGCCCCGCCTCGGCGTCGCATGGAACGTCTTTGGCAACGGCCGCACGAGCGTAACCGCAGGTGCCGGCTTGCATCACTCGCTGCTGGACGCGCTGGACTACCGGCTCGATCAGGCTGCGCCTTACAACACTGTGTACTCCTACTCCAGCACGACCGTGGCGAACCCAACGAGCGGCTCGCCGCAGGTCTCGCCTTCCACTGTTGATACAGGCATCCGCACGCCGACGCTGCTTGCCTACGACCTGAAGATCGAGCAGCAGCTCGCGCCGGGCACAACATTCTCCGTGGGCTACAACGGTTCGCATAGCTACCACCAGATTCTGAACGGCGACCTGAATGAGCCGGCATATCAAGTGCTCACAAACGGAACGATCTACTACCCAACCACGACGAAGGCCAACCCGGCAGTCGCCAACACAACCTCCTGGTGGAGCGGCGGTAGTGGCAACTACAACGCACTCATCCTCGACCTGAAGAGCGATGTACGAAATGGCCCTGCGCGCGGACTGCTGTTGCGCGCGAACTACACATGGTCCAAGAACCTCGACGATGGCTCTGCCTGGAACACCTCTGTTTCGTCCAACACTCCGGCCTTTGTCTCCGTGCCTTCGCTTCCCCATCTCGACTACGGCCCGGCGGCCACCGATATTCGAAACTCCGCTGCGATCAACGCGACCTATGAGCTTCCCTTCGGAAGCGGCAAATCGTTCTTCGCTAATGCAGGCCGCACCACCGAGTCGTTCGTCTCCGGTTGGTCGTTCTCGACCATCGCAAACATCTTCAGCGGGTTTCCATTCTCTCCGCAGCTTGGCTACAACCCCACCGGCTCCGGAGACTCACGCAACCCTGTTCGTCCAGATGTGAACCCCAACTTCTCAGGCAGGCTCTATCCAGGAGGAGGCACGGCACAGCGCGCAGCACAGTACTTCAACCCCAACGCCTTTTCTGCACCGGCCTACGGCACCGTGGGCAATGCGGGCCGCGACGGTCTAGTCGGGCCGGGTTATGCGGACTGGGATGTCTCCCTATTGAAGTCAACCGTACTGACCGAACGCGTCCACGCGCAGTTTCGTGCGGAGTTCTTCAACGTACTCAACCACACCAACCTGCAGCTGCCCAACGAGGTCGTGTACTCGGCGGGCCCAACGCAGGGAACGACTGCGAACCAGAACACCGTAGCCTCATTCGGATCTCCAGGTGTGATCTCTGCGACCGCGAACACCAGCCGACAGATTCAACTCAGCGTCAAGGTCCTGTTCTAA